The Longimicrobium sp. genome window below encodes:
- a CDS encoding anti-sigma factor family protein: protein MMHAAEGTLLEMLDGRLPRLHYAQLQAHVAECASCAAELDRLRRLSVTFHGAMAVLDPPAPTRAAYAAVRSRRRGGWMTDTRRTLARAAMLVLGVVGVASATLPGSP from the coding sequence ATGATGCACGCGGCTGAGGGGACACTCCTGGAAATGCTCGACGGGCGCCTGCCGCGGCTGCATTACGCCCAGCTGCAGGCGCACGTGGCGGAATGTGCCAGTTGCGCGGCGGAACTGGACCGGCTGCGGCGCCTTTCCGTCACCTTCCACGGCGCCATGGCCGTCCTGGACCCGCCCGCCCCCACCCGCGCCGCGTACGCCGCCGTTCGCAGCCGCCGGCGCGGGGGATGGATGACGGACACCCGCCGCACCCTAGCCAGGGCGGCCATGCTCGTCCTAGGCGTGGTGGGCGTGGCCTCGGCCACGCTGCCGGGCTCGCC